A single genomic interval of Hoplias malabaricus isolate fHopMal1 chromosome 7, fHopMal1.hap1, whole genome shotgun sequence harbors:
- the LOC136702700 gene encoding uncharacterized protein has protein sequence MARGLPSNVVATIQSARAASTRGLYAFKWHAFELWCQERELVPFQCSIVDILTFLQELFERGLSFSTIKVYLAAISACHEGFGGLSPGAHPLTTRFMKGVRRLKPVFRPTVPPWDLCMVLGALCAPPFEPLESVDIKFVSYKTALLLALASAKRVGDLHALSVHPSCTQFAPGDTKVTLCPNATYVPKVLPMSYSSLAFELNSFSPPPFTSEVQQRLHMLCPVRALRTYINRTQDFRRCDQLFVCFAKPVRGRALSKQRLSHWVLEAISIAYSSKGMDLPEGVRAHSTRGIATSWALFKGVPVGDICAAASWASPHTFVRFYRLDVLAPSVAHAV, from the coding sequence ATGGCTCGTGGCTTACCCTCCAATGTAGTTGCCACTATTCAGAGTGCAAGAGCAGCCTCTACAAGAGGTCTGTATGCATTTAAATGGCATGCATTTGAGCTTTGGTGTCAGGAGAGGGAATTGGTCCCTTTCCAATGTTCCATTGTTGATATTTTAACTTTCCTTCAGGAGTTATTTGAACGAGGGCTCTCGTTTTCAACAATAAAAGTCTATCTGGCAGCTATATCAGCCTGTCATGAGGGCTTTGGTGGGTTGTCACCAGGAGCACACCCCCTAACCACACGTTTCATGAAGGGGGTGAGGCGCCTAAAGCCTGTATTTAGGCCCACTGTTCCTCCCTGGGACCTGTGTATGGTACTTGGTGCACTATGTGCACCTCCCTTTGAGCCACTGGAGTCTGTGGACATCAAGTTCGTTTCATATAAGACTGCTCTTCTCCTAGCTTTAGCATCTGCAAAACGGGTGGGTGACCTCCACGCACTGTCAGTGCACCCTTCTTGTACCCAGTTTGCACCAGGGGACACTAAGGTGACTCTGTGTCCTAATGCAACCTATGTGCCAAAGGTGTTGCCTATGTCTTATAGCTCACTGGCTTTTGAGTTaaattctttctctcctcctccatttACATCTGAGGTGCAGCAAAGACTACACATGCTCTGCCCCGTGCGGGCACTGCGCACATACATTAATCGTACTCAGgatttccgtaggtgtgaccaGCTTTTCGTCTGTTTTGCTAAACCAGTTCGTGGCAGGGCTTTGTCTAAACAACGTCTCTCTCACTGGGTTTTAGAAGCTATTTCTATAGCTTACAGCAGCAAAGGTATGGATTTACCAGAGGGGGTGAGGGCTCATTCCACAAGAGGAATAGCTACATCCTGGGCTCTTTTTAAGGGTGTCCCAGTTGGAGACATCTGTGCCGCTGCTAGCTGGGCATCACCTCATACATTTGTTCGTTTTTATCGCCTGGATGTGCTGGCCCCTTCGGTAGCTCATGCTGTTTAG
- the ttr gene encoding transthyretin gives MDKARVIILLASLLVFCQAAPVDHGGSDTHCPLTVKILDAVKGAPAGNLALKVFRKSTDGTWEKISSGTTDASGEVHELITDQDFTPGVYRVEFDTKSYWKAEGRTPFHEFVEMVFEAHAEGHRHYTLALLLSPFSHTTTAVVVKAHD, from the exons ATGGACAAAGCTAGAGTCATTATACTTCTTGCCTCTTTGCTCGTTTTCTGTCAAGCTGCTCCGGTG GACCATGGTGGTTCGGATACTCATTGTCCACTGACAGTCAAGATCCTAGATGCAGTGAAGGGTGCTCCTGCTGGAAATCTGGCACTCAAGGTCTTCCGCAAAAGCACTGATGGGACATGGGAAAAGATCAGCAGTGg GACAACTGATGCATCCGGCGAGGTTCATGAACTTATCACTGACCAGGACTTCACACCTGGCGTGTACCGTGTGGAGTTTGACACTAAAAGCTACTGGAAGGCAGAAGGTCGTACACCTTTCCATGAGTTTGTCGAA ATGGTGTTTGAGGCTCATGCGGAAGGACATCGGCACTACACTCTGGCCTTGCTCCTGAGCCCCTTCTCCCACACCACAACAGCTGTAGTGGTGAAAGCACATGACTGA
- the b4galt6 gene encoding beta-1,4-galactosyltransferase 6, whose product MFRWRRLLRLSNRSFLAFIFFFSMSTTCLYFIYVAPGIANTYFFMVQAQGIMLRDNVRTFGQMIRSYTNKNSTLNGTDYPDGNNSSEYVVQPTTYLPENFTYVQNLPCPERLPSMKGPMEVNMTEVPMEEVEFRLKQLGIQPGGHWRPEDCKPRWKVAILIPFRNRHEHLPILFQHLAPMLQSQRLQFAFYVIEQAGTQPFNRAMLFNVGFKEAMKDLVWDCVVFHDVDHIPENDRNYYGCGQMPRHFATKLDKYMYILPYSEFFGGVSGLTVEQFQKINGFPNAFWGWGGEDDDLWNRVHFAGFNVTRPDGEIGKYKSIPHHHRGEVQFLGRYKLLRYSKERQHLDGLNNLQYSPEISLSNLYKNITVNLSPELAPIAEY is encoded by the exons ATGTTCCGTTGGAGGCGGCTATTGCGGTTGTCGAACCGCTCCTTCTTGGccttcattttcttcttctccatGTCTACGACCTGTCTATACTTCATTTATGTGGCACCCGGAATAG CCAATACGTACTTCTTCATGGTGCAGGCTCAGGGTATAATGTTGCGGGATAATGTGCGTACCTTTGGTCAGATGATCAGATCGTACACCAATAAGAACAGCACGCTCAATGGTACAG ATTATCCAGATGGGAATAACTCCAGTGAATACGTTGTTCAACCGACTACATACCTCCCTGAGAATTTCACCTATGTCCAGAATCTGCCCTGCCCTGAGCGCTTACCTTCTATGA AGGGTCCTATGGAAGTTAACATGACTGAGGTTCCTATGGAGGAAGTAGAATTCCGCCTTAAACAGCTTGGCATTCAGCCTGGTGGCCACTGGAGGCCTGAAGACTGCAAACCACGCTGGAag GTGGCTATTCTGATCCCTTTTAGGAATCGTCATGAACACCTCCCCATCCTATTTCAACACCTTGCTCCTATGCTGCAGAGCCAGCGCTTACAGTTTGCGTTTTATGTTATTGAACAG gcaGGTACACAGCCATTCAATCGTGCCATGCTATTTAACGTGGGCTTCAAGGAGGCAATGAAAGACTTGGTTTGGGATTGCGTGGTGTTCCATGATGTTGATCATATCCCTGAAAACGATCGCAATTATTATGGCTGTGGACAGATGCCACGACACTTTGCTACAAAGCTAGACAAGTATATGTACAT CCTGCCTTATAGTGAGTTCTTTGGAGGTGTGAGTGGACTTACAGTGGAGCAGTTCCAAAAGATCAACGGCTTTCCCAATGCATTCTGGGGCTGGGGAGGGGAGGACGATGACCTCTggaacag GGTGCACTTTGCTGGCTTTAATGTGACTAGACCCGATGGAGAGATAGGTAAATACAAATCAATTCCGCATCACCACAGAGGAGAAGTGCAGTTTCTTGGAAG GTATAAATTACTAAGGTATTCTAAAGAAAGGCAGCATTTGGATGGCCTGAATAATCTTCAGTATTCTCCAGAAATATCTTTAAGTAATCTGTATAAGAATATCACTGTTAACCTGAGCCCCGAGCTGGCCCCCATAGCAGAGTACTGA